The Natrinema salaciae genome includes a window with the following:
- a CDS encoding J domain-containing protein yields MTEDFYDLLEIPPDASQDEIKDAYREQVRVYHPDLNDDDRAQAQFTAVKTAYDILGDPVERQAYDRLGHEDYVAKRTSGLPSPDVWQSDDEAADDSSGTELSYSESETASASASTASSAAGSATSGSSTASRSSAGTSSTAGAASASAGTATGTSSAGGTGSGSRTSTAGRTGSGTNGGTGGASGPTGSGSGRASGTSTRSETDAGTGNPLARWWRRQNFSLPLLWLSVLVYAAGLGHFGLENAAALGSLRADLRATGGEPAGLWTLLSESRHGLESPIAFVRGVEFVAPPLEPTLWYGVLAGIVAIALGGLLVVRTVTREDTWGPVTIDETIVVALALTTATTLVGGPLLAGAVLMPLLFGVVVRHTRRGPGWKPSYLYLLPVLAPLAGFAVAAAGYGSLPVDLAVFVILPTVGGLGLPLRATIRKQFGW; encoded by the coding sequence ATGACAGAGGACTTCTACGATCTACTGGAGATCCCGCCCGACGCCTCCCAGGACGAGATCAAGGACGCCTACCGCGAACAGGTCCGCGTCTATCATCCCGATCTGAACGACGACGACCGCGCGCAGGCCCAGTTCACCGCGGTGAAGACGGCGTACGATATCCTCGGTGACCCGGTCGAGCGACAGGCTTACGACCGACTCGGGCACGAGGACTACGTCGCAAAGCGGACCAGCGGACTCCCCTCGCCCGACGTCTGGCAGAGCGACGACGAGGCGGCGGACGACTCGAGCGGTACGGAGCTGAGCTACTCGGAATCTGAGACCGCGTCCGCGTCCGCGTCGACCGCGTCTTCGGCGGCGGGCTCCGCGACGAGCGGGTCGTCGACCGCGAGCCGATCGTCGGCCGGGACCTCGTCGACGGCCGGCGCGGCGTCCGCATCGGCCGGGACCGCGACCGGCACCTCGAGTGCGGGCGGGACCGGCTCCGGCTCGAGAACGAGTACCGCCGGACGAACCGGCTCCGGAACGAACGGCGGAACCGGCGGCGCGAGCGGTCCGACGGGGTCCGGAAGCGGTCGAGCCTCGGGAACAAGTACCCGATCCGAGACCGACGCCGGCACCGGCAACCCGCTCGCCCGCTGGTGGCGGCGACAGAACTTCTCGCTGCCGCTGCTCTGGCTGTCGGTGCTCGTTTACGCGGCCGGACTCGGCCACTTCGGTCTCGAGAACGCGGCCGCCCTCGGATCGCTCCGGGCCGACCTGCGCGCGACCGGCGGGGAGCCGGCCGGACTCTGGACCCTGCTCTCGGAGAGCCGTCACGGACTCGAGTCGCCGATCGCGTTCGTTCGGGGTGTCGAGTTCGTCGCACCGCCGCTCGAGCCGACGCTGTGGTACGGCGTCCTGGCGGGCATCGTCGCGATCGCGCTCGGCGGACTGCTCGTCGTCCGCACGGTTACCCGGGAGGACACGTGGGGACCGGTGACGATCGACGAGACGATCGTCGTCGCGCTCGCGCTGACGACCGCCACGACGCTGGTCGGCGGCCCGCTGCTCGCGGGGGCGGTGCTCATGCCGCTGCTGTTCGGCGTCGTCGTCCGTCACACCAGACGCGGCCCGGGCTGGAAGCCGTCGTACCTCTACTTGCTTCCGGTGCTCGCGCCGCTGGCCGGCTTCGCCGTCGCGGCGGCCGGCTATGGGTCGCTTCCCGTCGACCTCGCCGTGTTCGTGATCCTGCCGACGGTGGGCGGACTCGGCCTGCCGCTGCGGGCAACGATCAGGAAGCAGTTCGGTTGGTAG
- a CDS encoding MFS transporter, translating into METNDRSIVRFVMLAHAMVHTYELSIPILMLLWVSEFSISIGSLAVVVSIGYAMFGLGALPSGILADVYGSRLLIVCCLVGMGASFLVLSVAPGLPVLVFALVCWGVAASIYHPAGLSLISTGVVDRGTAFAYHGMAGNAGIALGPLVTALLLLVVDWRIVTGLLSIPALFVALYALTARFDETAGTTDRRGETGSSDAPSPSSLSELWVGSKALFTAGFTIVFGIVMLNGLFYRGTLTLLPEILTTMLEPIVGNAQLFAPNSAMAAEFEPSRYFYTGLLMVGIGGQYVGGMLTERVPTERALMVVFGSLAVTALVFVPASRVGIGALALVSALLGFLLFMVQPLYQATIARYSPASARGLSYGFTYVGTFGIGAFGAAITGVVYDGFGEFAMFLVLAGFALLASLLCYSLLARDATGVRRAAAETGDD; encoded by the coding sequence ATGGAGACGAACGATCGGTCTATCGTCCGGTTCGTCATGTTGGCTCACGCGATGGTGCATACGTACGAGCTCTCGATCCCGATTCTCATGCTACTGTGGGTGTCCGAGTTCTCGATCTCGATCGGCTCTCTCGCCGTCGTCGTTTCGATCGGCTACGCGATGTTCGGACTCGGGGCGCTTCCATCGGGCATCCTCGCCGACGTCTACGGATCGCGACTCCTCATCGTCTGCTGTCTCGTCGGCATGGGTGCATCGTTTCTCGTCCTGAGCGTGGCTCCGGGTCTCCCCGTCCTCGTGTTCGCGCTGGTCTGCTGGGGCGTCGCAGCGAGTATCTATCACCCGGCGGGACTCTCCTTGATCAGCACGGGCGTCGTCGATCGCGGCACTGCGTTCGCGTACCACGGGATGGCGGGGAACGCCGGAATCGCACTCGGTCCGCTGGTGACCGCACTGCTCTTGCTCGTCGTCGACTGGCGAATCGTCACCGGCCTGCTGTCGATTCCCGCCCTGTTCGTGGCCCTGTACGCGCTGACGGCCCGGTTCGACGAGACCGCGGGAACGACGGACCGACGGGGTGAGACCGGTTCGAGCGATGCGCCCTCGCCATCGTCCCTCTCGGAACTGTGGGTGGGGTCGAAGGCGCTGTTCACGGCGGGGTTCACCATCGTCTTCGGTATCGTCATGCTCAACGGGCTGTTTTACCGCGGCACCCTGACGCTGCTCCCCGAGATCCTCACGACGATGCTCGAGCCGATCGTCGGCAACGCCCAGTTGTTCGCCCCGAATTCCGCGATGGCGGCGGAGTTCGAACCCTCCCGATACTTCTACACGGGGCTCCTGATGGTCGGCATCGGCGGACAGTACGTCGGCGGGATGCTCACCGAGCGAGTGCCGACCGAACGGGCGTTGATGGTCGTCTTCGGCTCGCTCGCCGTCACGGCCCTCGTGTTCGTCCCTGCGTCACGAGTCGGTATCGGCGCTCTCGCGCTGGTCAGTGCGCTGCTCGGATTCCTGCTCTTTATGGTCCAACCGCTCTACCAGGCGACGATCGCGCGGTACTCTCCGGCGAGCGCTCGCGGCCTCTCCTACGGGTTCACGTACGTGGGCACGTTCGGGATCGGCGCGTTCGGAGCGGCGATCACCGGGGTCGTCTACGATGGCTTCGGTGAGTTCGCGATGTTTCTCGTACTCGCCGGGTTCGCCCTCCTCGCGTCGCTCCTCTGCTATTCGTTGCTCGCCAGGGACGCTACCGGGGTGAGGCGCGCCGCGGCGGAGACGGGTGACGACTAA